In the genome of Mycobacterium kansasii ATCC 12478, one region contains:
- a CDS encoding thiamine pyrophosphate-binding protein → MTEMTGGELFARSLQAEGIEFLFGLPSPEIDPLFAQLKAHGIRLVPVRHEAAGVHMAEGLYKTTGKVAAVLGNPGPGSANLLPGVVTALHEGVPVLAITSQHRLGIVYPSPPSTFQGQDQLDLFRPAVKWGGPIFEWARIPEVLRLAFREMHNGRPGPVHVELPAPILYETGDPRTAPVWPPTSYRVGPPQPSDRQLDEAAALLAAARRPVVIAGQGVDRADARGGLLDIAALLGCPAIGSMAGRACVPADHPNYVFGFGPAGDLARSEADVLLVAGSRMGNLDVPYDSYWGDPAGKRLIQIDIDPRHFGVTRPLHLGILADARVALDGIAARLRASDLGPRDGADLARYRRLDEQVRMQLATPILEWQGPGIHPAHAAGVIGAAFGPDAVYTVDGGNTSLWAYNVLPPTRPRSYHSILELGMLGTGIPSAIGAKLGAPEREVVCVTGDGAAGFNVMELQTAAREGIDVTVVVFAEGSWTMEELNELQLYGTTFGTAQGEIRWDIVAQGLGCHGEYVERIDDLDGALRRSREHGGPSLVCVRTDHAANLAIPAEMTARFFEVYSGPAKPAVV, encoded by the coding sequence ATGACCGAGATGACCGGCGGCGAGCTCTTCGCCCGTTCGCTTCAGGCCGAGGGGATCGAGTTCCTCTTCGGGCTGCCGTCCCCGGAGATCGATCCGCTTTTCGCGCAATTGAAGGCCCACGGTATCCGGCTGGTGCCGGTGCGCCACGAAGCGGCCGGGGTGCACATGGCCGAGGGACTGTACAAGACGACGGGAAAGGTCGCGGCTGTGCTGGGCAATCCCGGCCCCGGCTCGGCGAACCTGCTGCCGGGAGTGGTCACCGCACTGCACGAAGGTGTTCCGGTGCTGGCCATCACCTCCCAGCACCGGCTCGGGATCGTCTATCCCTCACCGCCGTCGACCTTCCAGGGCCAAGATCAACTCGACCTTTTCCGGCCCGCGGTCAAATGGGGCGGCCCGATCTTCGAATGGGCACGCATACCCGAGGTGCTACGGCTGGCGTTCCGCGAGATGCACAACGGACGGCCGGGTCCGGTCCACGTCGAGCTGCCGGCACCGATTCTGTATGAGACCGGCGATCCGCGGACGGCGCCGGTGTGGCCGCCCACCAGCTACCGGGTCGGGCCGCCGCAGCCGTCGGACCGCCAGCTCGACGAGGCCGCAGCGCTGCTGGCGGCCGCCCGGCGCCCGGTGGTGATCGCGGGCCAAGGCGTCGACCGTGCCGACGCACGCGGTGGTCTGCTGGATATCGCCGCGCTGCTCGGCTGCCCCGCCATCGGCTCGATGGCCGGGCGCGCGTGCGTCCCGGCCGATCATCCCAACTACGTGTTCGGATTCGGCCCGGCCGGCGACCTCGCGCGCAGCGAGGCCGACGTGTTGCTGGTGGCCGGCTCCCGGATGGGAAACCTCGACGTCCCCTACGACAGCTACTGGGGTGACCCGGCGGGTAAGCGGCTGATCCAGATCGACATCGACCCAAGGCATTTCGGCGTCACCCGGCCGCTGCACCTGGGCATCCTGGCCGACGCACGAGTCGCCCTCGACGGCATTGCCGCGCGGCTGCGTGCGTCGGACCTCGGCCCCCGCGACGGCGCCGACCTGGCCCGCTACCGCCGGCTCGACGAGCAGGTTCGGATGCAACTTGCTACCCCGATACTCGAATGGCAGGGCCCGGGCATCCACCCTGCACACGCGGCCGGTGTGATCGGCGCCGCGTTCGGTCCGGATGCGGTGTACACCGTCGACGGTGGCAACACGTCGCTGTGGGCCTACAACGTACTGCCCCCGACGCGGCCGCGGTCCTATCACTCGATCCTCGAGCTCGGGATGCTCGGCACCGGGATACCGTCGGCGATCGGCGCCAAACTGGGCGCGCCCGAACGCGAGGTGGTATGCGTCACCGGCGATGGGGCCGCCGGATTCAACGTCATGGAGTTGCAGACCGCCGCCCGTGAGGGCATCGACGTCACCGTCGTGGTATTCGCCGAGGGCTCATGGACGATGGAGGAGCTGAACGAACTTCAGTTGTACGGCACGACATTCGGCACCGCGCAGGGCGAGATCCGGTGGGACATCGTCGCGCAGGGACTCGGCTGCCACGGTGAGTACGTGGAGCGGATCGACGACCTCGACGGCGCCCTGCGGCGTTCTCGCGAGCACGGCGGCCCGAGCCTGGTGTGTGTGCGGACCGATCACGCCGCGAACCTCGCCATCCCGGCCGAGATGACAGCCCGGTTCTTCGAGGTCTACTCCGGCCCCGCCAAACCCGCTGTTGTCTAA
- a CDS encoding arylsulfatase yields MSDDHALVLVAGYPDLAAAHGDFDTLTERVSNRTLALTGAVLVGKDTDGKPVLIDTGNRLGRRGAAWGVGVGLAVGLFAPALLASAAVGAAAGALAGTFADHRLKTGLGDKIGRALSAGTAVVIAVLPEGSRLAVEQALDSSPMKSVAELDKSTLHGLESALTEAMGKFNPDRTRLPLPDRKFGGVMGRTMGESVGDWTIVPGPKAPEGAPNVLIVLIDDAGFGGPDTFGGAIRTPTLTRVAQNGLTYNRFHVTAVCSPTRAALLTGRNHHRVGFGSIAEYPGPFPGYSSVKPRSCAALPRILRDNGYATGGFGKWHLTPDSVQGAAGPFDNWPLGWGFDHYWGFLSGAAGQYDPIITQDNSVLGVPQGSAGGDGKPYYFPDDLTDKAVEWLHAVRAQDTDKPWMMYYSTGATHAPHHVAKAWADKYQGVFDDGWDVYRQQTLERQIKLGIVPPDTELTERPSLFPAWDSLSDSQKKLYARQMEVFAGFSENADWNVGRLLDAVEDLGELDNTLVFYIWGDNGASMEGTITGSFNEMTFLNGIVLDADHQLQLIEQYGGIEALGDEHTAPHFASAWAHANNTPFQWGKQMASHLGGARDPMVVAWPGRITPDKRIRDQFTHCIDITPTVLEAVGLPEPTSVDGIDQEPMDGTSFLHTFDDAAADERHRVQYFEMFGSRAIYQDGWWACTRLDKAPWDFSPQTLQRFAPGSYDPDNDVWELYYLPDDFSQARNVAAQHPDKVAELTRLWWQEAERNRVLPLLGGLAVVFGQLPPMPTVTRFSFKGDVHNIQRGMIPRIYGRSYAIEARLHVPDSGAEGVVVANADFIGGFGLWVDEQRLLHHTYSMLGVETYRQVSTKPIPTGDVTVKMLFESTQPVPGSGGRVTLWADDELIGEGDMPQTVPLAFSSYAGMDIGCDNGLVVDRAYEGKAPYPFTGTIREVVFDLQPVHEEAERALHEHAAVQAVGQGAAG; encoded by the coding sequence ATGAGCGACGATCATGCGCTGGTGCTGGTGGCCGGCTACCCGGACCTGGCCGCCGCGCACGGCGATTTCGACACCCTGACCGAAAGGGTGAGTAACCGGACGCTGGCGTTGACCGGCGCCGTGCTGGTCGGCAAGGACACCGACGGTAAACCCGTGCTGATCGACACCGGTAACCGCCTCGGCCGCCGGGGGGCGGCCTGGGGTGTGGGGGTGGGTCTGGCGGTCGGGCTGTTCGCCCCGGCGTTGCTGGCGTCGGCAGCGGTCGGTGCCGCAGCCGGTGCCTTGGCGGGCACATTCGCCGACCACCGCCTCAAGACCGGTCTCGGCGACAAGATCGGCCGGGCATTGTCGGCCGGCACGGCAGTCGTGATCGCCGTGTTGCCTGAAGGCAGCCGGCTCGCCGTCGAACAGGCGCTGGATTCGTCGCCGATGAAATCGGTTGCCGAACTGGACAAGTCGACTCTTCACGGGCTGGAATCGGCGTTGACCGAGGCGATGGGCAAGTTCAACCCCGACCGCACCCGGCTGCCGCTACCGGACCGCAAATTCGGTGGCGTGATGGGCCGCACGATGGGAGAGTCGGTGGGCGACTGGACGATCGTTCCGGGACCGAAGGCGCCGGAGGGCGCGCCCAACGTTCTGATCGTGCTGATCGACGACGCGGGATTCGGCGGTCCGGACACCTTCGGCGGCGCGATCCGCACCCCAACGTTGACCCGTGTCGCACAGAATGGCTTGACCTACAACAGATTCCATGTCACCGCCGTGTGCTCCCCGACCAGGGCGGCGCTGTTGACCGGACGCAACCACCACCGCGTCGGATTCGGATCGATCGCGGAGTATCCGGGTCCGTTCCCGGGCTACTCGTCGGTCAAGCCGCGCAGCTGTGCGGCGCTGCCGCGGATATTGCGTGACAACGGCTATGCCACCGGCGGTTTCGGCAAGTGGCATCTGACTCCCGACAGTGTCCAAGGCGCCGCGGGCCCGTTCGACAATTGGCCGCTGGGTTGGGGATTCGACCACTACTGGGGCTTTCTGTCCGGGGCTGCCGGCCAGTACGACCCGATCATCACCCAGGACAACTCGGTGCTCGGAGTACCGCAGGGGTCGGCAGGCGGGGACGGCAAGCCCTATTACTTCCCCGACGACCTCACCGACAAGGCCGTCGAGTGGCTGCACGCCGTGCGGGCCCAAGACACCGATAAACCCTGGATGATGTATTACTCCACCGGGGCCACCCATGCCCCTCATCACGTCGCCAAGGCGTGGGCCGACAAATACCAGGGTGTGTTCGACGACGGCTGGGACGTCTACCGCCAGCAGACGCTGGAGCGGCAGATAAAGCTCGGCATCGTGCCGCCGGACACCGAATTGACCGAGCGGCCAAGCCTTTTCCCTGCCTGGGACAGCTTGTCGGACAGCCAGAAAAAGCTCTACGCCCGCCAGATGGAGGTGTTCGCCGGCTTCTCCGAGAATGCCGACTGGAACGTGGGACGGCTGCTCGATGCGGTCGAAGACCTGGGCGAGTTGGACAACACCCTGGTCTTCTACATCTGGGGCGACAACGGCGCCAGCATGGAGGGCACCATCACCGGGTCGTTCAACGAGATGACATTTCTGAACGGCATCGTCCTCGATGCCGACCACCAGCTGCAGCTGATCGAACAGTACGGCGGAATCGAAGCGCTCGGCGACGAGCACACCGCCCCGCACTTTGCCTCGGCCTGGGCGCACGCCAACAACACACCGTTCCAATGGGGCAAGCAGATGGCCAGCCATCTCGGCGGGGCACGGGATCCGATGGTGGTTGCCTGGCCCGGCCGGATCACGCCGGACAAGCGAATTCGCGACCAGTTCACTCACTGCATCGACATCACGCCGACGGTGCTGGAGGCGGTCGGCCTGCCCGAGCCGACCAGCGTCGACGGCATCGACCAGGAACCGATGGACGGCACCAGCTTCCTGCACACCTTCGACGACGCCGCCGCCGACGAGCGCCACAGAGTGCAGTACTTCGAGATGTTCGGCAGCCGGGCGATATATCAGGACGGCTGGTGGGCGTGCACCCGCCTGGACAAGGCGCCATGGGACTTCTCCCCGCAAACCCTGCAACGCTTCGCGCCCGGAAGCTACGACCCCGACAACGACGTCTGGGAGCTGTACTACCTGCCCGACGACTTCTCGCAGGCCCGCAACGTGGCCGCGCAGCATCCCGACAAGGTTGCCGAACTCACCCGGCTGTGGTGGCAAGAAGCCGAACGCAACCGGGTGTTGCCGCTGCTGGGCGGCCTGGCAGTGGTGTTCGGCCAGCTGCCGCCGATGCCCACCGTCACGCGGTTCTCGTTCAAGGGCGACGTGCACAACATTCAGCGCGGCATGATCCCGCGTATCTACGGCCGGTCCTACGCCATCGAGGCCCGCCTACACGTGCCCGACAGTGGTGCCGAGGGCGTCGTCGTGGCCAACGCCGACTTCATCGGCGGGTTCGGTCTCTGGGTCGACGAGCAGCGGCTGCTGCACCACACCTACTCCATGCTCGGCGTTGAAACCTACCGGCAGGTCTCCACCAAGCCGATCCCCACCGGCGACGTGACGGTCAAGATGCTCTTCGAGTCCACCCAGCCCGTCCCCGGATCCGGCGGCCGCGTCACGTTGTGGGCCGACGACGAGCTGATCGGCGAAGGCGACATGCCGCAAACCGTGCCGTTGGCGTTCTCCTCGTATGCCGGGATGGACATCGGCTGCGACAACGGCCTGGTCGTCGACCGCGCCTACGAGGGAAAGGCGCCGTACCCGTTCACCGGCACCATCCGCGAGGTGGTGTTCGACCTGCAGCCCGTGCACGAGGAAGCCGAGAGGGCGCTGCACGAGCACGCGGCGGTCCAAGCCGTCGGCCAGGGCGCCGCGGGGTGA
- a CDS encoding anti-sigma factor antagonist, whose amino-acid sequence MSVVTAEPITPHLMLSTRLVSELGDPRSTLRATTDRNGAAVLIHAGGEVDACNEHTWRQLITETATSVPGSGLFVVDVTGLDFMGCCAYTVLAEEADRCRRRGAELRLVTPQSTVARIVAACGFSDLLPVYPTVASALRPSW is encoded by the coding sequence ATGAGCGTGGTTACAGCAGAACCGATCACCCCACACCTGATGCTCAGCACGCGGCTTGTCAGCGAGTTGGGCGACCCGCGGAGCACCTTGCGGGCGACCACCGACCGCAACGGAGCGGCGGTGTTGATACACGCGGGCGGCGAGGTCGATGCCTGCAACGAGCACACCTGGCGCCAGCTGATCACCGAGACAGCCACCAGCGTCCCCGGGTCGGGGTTGTTCGTCGTCGACGTCACCGGCCTGGATTTCATGGGCTGTTGCGCCTACACGGTGTTGGCCGAAGAGGCCGATCGGTGTCGTCGCCGCGGCGCCGAGCTACGCCTAGTGACCCCGCAATCGACCGTCGCCCGAATCGTGGCGGCCTGCGGGTTCAGCGACCTATTGCCCGTGTACCCGACGGTGGCGTCCGCTCTGCGGCCAAGCTGGTAG
- a CDS encoding TetR/AcrR family transcriptional regulator → MAVPEFATPAAPARERILGAAYELFSRRGIRAVGTDEVIERASVARATLYRHFATKNDLVLAVLQRREELWTYGLIDAHSRELGNTPEEQLLAIFDVLHDWFQSRDGYEGCSFINVLLELGRDHPVGQACVAHIDHVRDMVRERAVVAGLLDVEDFAWSWHILMKGAIIMAAVGDAEAAHRAQKMARVLIERHRPQSEAAG, encoded by the coding sequence ATGGCCGTACCGGAGTTCGCCACGCCGGCTGCACCGGCCCGTGAGCGCATCCTGGGGGCCGCCTACGAACTGTTCAGCCGGCGCGGTATCCGGGCAGTAGGCACCGACGAGGTGATCGAGCGGGCGAGTGTGGCCAGGGCCACGCTGTACCGGCATTTCGCGACCAAGAACGACCTGGTGCTGGCGGTGCTGCAGCGGCGCGAAGAACTCTGGACGTACGGTCTGATCGACGCACACTCGCGCGAGCTGGGCAACACCCCCGAGGAACAATTGCTGGCGATCTTCGACGTCCTGCACGATTGGTTCCAAAGTCGCGACGGATATGAAGGCTGCTCGTTTATCAATGTGCTGCTCGAATTGGGGCGTGATCATCCCGTCGGGCAGGCTTGCGTCGCCCATATCGATCATGTGCGTGACATGGTGCGGGAACGTGCGGTGGTAGCCGGCCTCCTCGACGTGGAGGATTTCGCCTGGTCGTGGCACATCCTCATGAAGGGCGCCATCATCATGGCGGCCGTCGGGGACGCCGAGGCGGCGCACCGTGCGCAGAAGATGGCCCGCGTTCTCATCGAACGGCATCGTCCGCAATCCGAAGCGGCCGGTTAG
- a CDS encoding glycosyltransferase, translating to MAIVIPAYNEERFIAKCLAASIRQTSPPDEIIVVDNRSADGTASIVRRYQEENPQIDIRLLHQTEHQGVIPTRNCGFDNTRSDVIARIDADAIPPHDWVETVRSCFQDPDLDAVSGPVFYYDMPFPALGLVFERMVRRTLHRIGKDQRFLYGANMAIRASAWRAIRHLTQLDPEDRLHEDIDLAITLFKNGFEVGYDPGLVGGLSCRRAECTVRDAYWYITRYIRTTKLHSVRSNVALVAMSVLALVYFRLRMMRFFFDGENNQLTLSKLRAEFRGKRDGLLRRRSRAIPSGERLPAVAAGVSAGRPAPVPGYRLVA from the coding sequence GTGGCAATCGTTATCCCCGCCTATAACGAAGAACGCTTTATTGCCAAGTGCCTGGCGGCATCCATTCGTCAGACATCGCCGCCGGATGAGATCATTGTGGTTGACAATAGATCGGCCGACGGCACCGCATCGATCGTACGACGGTATCAAGAAGAGAATCCGCAAATCGACATACGCCTGCTCCATCAAACCGAACATCAGGGCGTTATTCCGACTCGCAATTGTGGGTTTGACAATACGCGCAGTGACGTGATCGCCCGGATCGACGCCGACGCCATTCCTCCCCATGACTGGGTCGAGACGGTTCGGTCCTGCTTTCAGGACCCGGACCTCGACGCGGTCTCGGGGCCGGTCTTCTACTATGACATGCCGTTTCCCGCGCTCGGTCTCGTTTTTGAGCGTATGGTCCGCCGGACACTGCATCGCATCGGCAAGGATCAGCGGTTTCTTTACGGAGCGAATATGGCCATCCGCGCGTCCGCGTGGCGGGCGATTCGGCACCTCACCCAGCTGGATCCCGAAGACCGGCTGCACGAGGACATCGATCTGGCGATCACGTTATTCAAGAATGGTTTCGAGGTCGGATACGATCCCGGACTGGTGGGCGGTTTGTCCTGCCGCCGGGCGGAATGCACGGTGCGCGATGCCTACTGGTACATCACTCGCTACATCAGGACGACGAAATTGCACAGTGTCAGAAGTAACGTCGCACTTGTCGCGATGTCCGTACTCGCGCTGGTCTATTTCCGGCTTCGCATGATGCGGTTCTTCTTCGATGGCGAGAATAATCAACTGACGCTGTCGAAGCTGCGTGCCGAATTCCGCGGCAAGCGCGATGGATTGCTGCGCCGCCGCTCACGCGCAATACCCAGTGGGGAGCGGTTGCCCGCGGTTGCCGCCGGCGTGTCTGCCGGTCGCCCGGCACCCGTGCCGGGGTACCGGCTCGTCGCCTAG
- a CDS encoding DedA family protein has protein sequence MDVEALLHSIPPLAIYLVVGGVVGVESLGIPLPGEIVLVSAALMSSHHDLAVNPVGVGVAAVIGAVVGDSIGYSIGRRFGMPLFDRLGRRFPRHFGPGHVALAERLFNRWGVRAVFFGRFIALLRILAGPLAGALKMHYPRFLAANVSGAICWAGGTTALVYYAGMAAERWMQRFSWVALVVAIVVGIIAAILLRERTSRAIAELEQEHYRKADTAA, from the coding sequence ATGGATGTGGAAGCGCTGCTGCACTCGATCCCGCCGCTGGCCATCTACCTGGTGGTGGGCGGCGTGGTCGGAGTCGAGAGTCTGGGCATTCCCCTTCCCGGGGAGATCGTGTTGGTCAGCGCGGCGCTGATGTCGTCACATCACGATCTGGCCGTCAACCCCGTCGGTGTTGGCGTTGCCGCCGTAATCGGCGCGGTAGTTGGTGACTCGATCGGTTACTCGATCGGCCGCCGATTCGGCATGCCGCTGTTCGACCGGCTTGGCCGGCGGTTTCCGAGGCACTTCGGCCCCGGACATGTCGCGCTCGCCGAGCGGCTGTTCAACCGCTGGGGCGTTCGCGCGGTGTTCTTCGGTCGCTTCATCGCGCTGCTGCGGATCTTGGCCGGGCCGCTCGCCGGCGCCTTGAAAATGCACTACCCACGATTTCTGGCCGCCAATGTGTCGGGTGCCATCTGTTGGGCGGGTGGCACCACCGCGCTGGTCTACTACGCCGGGATGGCGGCCGAACGCTGGATGCAGCGCTTCTCCTGGGTCGCGCTGGTCGTCGCCATCGTGGTCGGGATCATCGCGGCAATCCTGCTGCGCGAGCGCACGTCGCGGGCCATCGCCGAACTCGAGCAGGAGCACTATCGCAAGGCGGACACGGCGGCCTGA
- a CDS encoding acyl-CoA synthetase, which yields MEYNIAQVFSAVAAANPDRDCIVFGDRRFTYAQTDERARRFARALHRWGLGVRRERSELAPYESGQSHLGLYMANCNEFLEAMIGAYKARVAPFNVNYRYVADELVYLLGNATADAVMYHARFGPTLAEALERYDRRPRLIHVDDHSGNDPLPGAVHYEELLASMSDEPLDVTPSPDDLYVLYTGGTTGMPKAVLWRQHDIYMNAMGGRAFGTGEMATSLEEIVERSRPDGPGSMTAAPLMHGAAQWAAFINLCGGRTFVMAPTTTHFDPAEVWALASREQVVSLSIVGDAFGRPLIDELESGDYDLSGLLILVTGGAALSAPIKQRFVELLPQLAILDAGGSSESGSQMGQVSTRLQGASGRFAPNPGAVVVSDDMTRILSPGDDEIGWLAQQGLIPLGYLGDPEKTARTFPVIEGIRHSVPGDRARWDADGGIELLGRDSVTINSGGEKIFAEEVEAAIAEHPAVYDVVVTGRPSVRWGSEVVAIVQLAPGRHADPDSIIAEAARHIARYKLPKDIVFCSRVQRSPSGKADYRWAKDQVTQKL from the coding sequence GTGGAATACAACATCGCTCAGGTGTTCTCGGCGGTGGCGGCGGCCAACCCGGATCGCGACTGCATCGTGTTCGGTGACCGGCGGTTCACGTACGCGCAGACCGACGAACGCGCCCGCCGTTTCGCCCGCGCCCTACACCGGTGGGGGCTCGGCGTTCGTCGGGAACGTTCCGAGTTGGCACCCTACGAATCGGGACAAAGCCACCTCGGTTTGTACATGGCGAACTGTAACGAGTTCCTCGAGGCGATGATCGGGGCTTACAAAGCCCGGGTCGCCCCGTTCAACGTCAACTACCGCTATGTTGCCGACGAACTGGTGTATCTGCTCGGCAATGCCACCGCCGACGCCGTCATGTACCACGCACGATTCGGCCCGACGCTGGCTGAGGCCTTGGAGAGATACGACCGCCGCCCGCGCCTGATCCATGTCGACGACCATTCGGGAAACGATCCGTTGCCGGGGGCGGTGCACTACGAGGAACTGCTGGCCTCGATGTCCGACGAGCCGCTCGACGTGACCCCGTCGCCCGACGACCTTTATGTGCTCTACACCGGTGGCACCACCGGAATGCCCAAGGCGGTGCTGTGGCGTCAGCACGACATCTACATGAACGCAATGGGCGGACGGGCTTTCGGCACCGGCGAGATGGCCACCAGCCTGGAGGAGATCGTCGAGCGGTCACGGCCGGACGGGCCGGGCTCGATGACGGCGGCGCCGCTCATGCACGGCGCCGCACAGTGGGCGGCATTCATCAACCTGTGCGGCGGACGGACGTTTGTCATGGCGCCGACGACCACCCACTTCGATCCTGCCGAAGTGTGGGCGCTGGCCAGCCGGGAACAGGTGGTGTCGCTGTCAATTGTCGGCGACGCGTTCGGCCGGCCGTTGATCGACGAACTCGAGTCCGGTGATTACGACTTGTCCGGGCTACTGATTCTGGTCACCGGCGGTGCGGCGCTCAGTGCGCCGATCAAGCAGCGCTTCGTGGAATTGCTGCCGCAACTGGCAATCCTGGACGCGGGCGGGTCCTCGGAGTCGGGGTCACAGATGGGCCAGGTGTCCACTCGCCTGCAGGGGGCTTCCGGCCGGTTCGCTCCGAACCCGGGCGCGGTGGTGGTCAGCGACGACATGACCCGGATCCTGTCGCCCGGAGACGACGAAATCGGCTGGCTGGCCCAGCAGGGTCTGATTCCGCTCGGATACCTCGGCGACCCCGAGAAGACGGCGCGAACGTTTCCCGTCATCGAAGGGATTCGCCATTCGGTTCCCGGCGACCGGGCCCGCTGGGACGCCGATGGGGGAATCGAGCTGCTCGGCCGCGATTCGGTCACCATCAACTCCGGCGGGGAGAAGATCTTTGCCGAGGAGGTCGAGGCCGCGATTGCCGAGCACCCCGCTGTATACGACGTCGTGGTGACTGGTCGTCCCAGTGTCCGGTGGGGAAGCGAAGTCGTCGCGATCGTCCAGTTGGCGCCGGGCCGGCATGCCGACCCGGACAGCATCATCGCCGAGGCCGCGCGCCACATCGCGCGCTACAAGCTTCCGAAGGACATTGTCTTCTGCAGTCGGGTGCAACGTTCGCCGTCGGGCAAGGCCGATTACCGCTGGGCGAAAGATCAAGTGACACAAAAACTTTAA
- a CDS encoding phosphotransferase-like protein, with amino-acid sequence MAAMTETAQGKLIILNGGSSAGKTSLAMAFQDLAAECWMHLGIDLFWFALPPAQLDLDRVRPEYYTWDSLVEDDGLDWFTVHPGPLLDQAMHARYHAIRAYLDNGMNVIADEVIWKREWLVDALRIFEGCRVWMVGVHVSDEEGARREQERGNRYPGWNRGSARAAHADAEYDFELDTTATPVQVLARDLHERYRACREPTAFTRLHKRFLS; translated from the coding sequence ATGGCAGCTATGACTGAGACGGCCCAGGGCAAGCTCATCATTCTCAACGGTGGATCCAGCGCGGGAAAGACGTCACTCGCTATGGCGTTCCAAGACTTGGCCGCCGAATGCTGGATGCACCTGGGTATCGACCTGTTCTGGTTTGCACTGCCTCCCGCGCAACTGGACCTCGATCGAGTGCGGCCCGAGTACTACACGTGGGACAGCCTGGTCGAAGACGACGGTCTGGACTGGTTCACCGTGCATCCTGGTCCGCTCTTGGATCAGGCGATGCATGCCCGCTACCACGCCATCCGGGCCTACCTGGACAACGGCATGAACGTGATCGCCGACGAGGTGATCTGGAAGCGGGAGTGGCTGGTGGACGCCCTCCGGATTTTCGAGGGCTGCAGAGTCTGGATGGTGGGAGTCCACGTCTCCGACGAAGAGGGTGCTCGCCGGGAGCAAGAACGCGGCAACCGCTACCCCGGCTGGAACCGGGGCAGCGCCCGCGCCGCACATGCCGATGCCGAGTACGACTTCGAACTGGACACCACGGCCACCCCGGTCCAGGTACTGGCCCGAGATCTGCACGAGCGCTACCGGGCGTGCCGCGAGCCCACCGCCTTCACCCGGCTACATAAACGCTTTCTGTCCTGA